TGGCCTGCCGATGCCGAAGCGACCGACGACGCGCAGATGCTGCGCGCGATCGGTCATGGCGTCTGCATCGTCGAAGGAGATCGCATGCTCGAAAAGATTACCCACCCCGCCGATTTCGCCGCCGCCGAGGCGGCGCATGGCACGGCGCTGATTAGCCGATCGGCCAGCGGCTACGACGTCCACCGGCTCGAAGCAGGCGAGGAACTGTGGCTCGGCGGCGTACTGATCCCGCACGACAAGGGATTGTCGGGGCATAGCGATGCCGATGTCGGGCTCCACGCGATCACCGACGCGCTGCTGGGGACGATCGCGGCGGGCGATATCGGGATGCATTTTCCGCCGAGCGATCCGCAGTGGAAGGGTGCCGATTCGGCACAGTTCCTCCAGCACGCTGCTGGCCTCGTTTCGGCACAGGGGGGGATCATCGATTTCGTCGACCTGACCCTGATCTGCGAGGCGCCCAAGATCGGCCCGCATCGCGATGGGATCCGCGCGCGGATCGGCGAGCTCTTGCACCTGCCCGTGACGTGCGTCAGCGTGAAGGCAACCACCACCGAGCGCCTGGGCTTCACCGGGCGGGGTGAAGGCATCGCCGCGATGGCGACCGCAACCGTTCGCCTACCAGGAGTAACCTGATGCGTCTCATGCATTTTTTCGCGGCGGTTGCAGCTATTGCGCTCCCCGGTGCCACGGTTGCGCAGACCGCGCGGCAATGCGTGCCCCAGCGCGAGGCCGAAGCATTGTTCCTCTACATGGCGCCCGAGGTGATCCGCCAGACCGGACAGACTTGCGCGGCCAATCTGCCCGCCAACGCACTGCTGCGCCGTCAGTCGGGGCCATTCCTCGCCAAGTTCCAGACCGAGTCGGCGGGTGCCTGGCCGTTGGCGCGGAGTGCCATCGCGCGCATCGCCGGCGCCGATGTCCGTCAGATCCTCGATTCG
The genomic region above belongs to Sphingomonas qomolangmaensis and contains:
- a CDS encoding bifunctional 2-C-methyl-D-erythritol 4-phosphate cytidylyltransferase/2-C-methyl-D-erythritol 2,4-cyclodiphosphate synthase translates to MANHRTAALIVAAGQGIRAGSERPKQFAMLAGKPMLVHSYTALRDHPAIETVLVAIGDGQQADLHAALGDVRFVLGGATRRDSVRNGIDALIAQGFDQVLVHDAARPFLPSRVIDALVAALGDYPGAVPALPIADTLARAGALLGDTVSRDGLWRIQTPQAFRLPELMAAHRAWPADAEATDDAQMLRAIGHGVCIVEGDRMLEKITHPADFAAAEAAHGTALISRSASGYDVHRLEAGEELWLGGVLIPHDKGLSGHSDADVGLHAITDALLGTIAAGDIGMHFPPSDPQWKGADSAQFLQHAAGLVSAQGGIIDFVDLTLICEAPKIGPHRDGIRARIGELLHLPVTCVSVKATTTERLGFTGRGEGIAAMATATVRLPGVT